From a single Lewinella sp. LCG006 genomic region:
- a CDS encoding DUF4407 domain-containing protein produces MTDNRQHRSPKPGFFMRLFWKACGADRSILEQCDYREHVKYACLGGIVVATGLMAGIAGGYAFYTIFEPNSSALETGTDLPVLWISLGFGIIWGAMIFNLDRFIVTSTGQGDGSEKITRDEFVGAIPRIIMGIIIAITISKPLEIRIFKSEIDVRLVQEQMDQQQAFIASIDKRYAPEVTRIETEQDLVRQKTTEIQERYRQTEIRYLDEMQNRDHYGNGPVAKSIKAQLDDIEKELKTKEDEQKELAEKFNDLQAEIDEQKAKKEDIANGLDGLLERIKLSHEIAGWQITLFITLLFVAIELTPIFFKLMLIKSPYDFLSDNQKELIKAQAGIEVKYNYYKDKEGIEKDLVIFHEVLRQTDEQDKLTKAQLELNDYIVNKWLEREKKKVDENLDQYINATENEAT; encoded by the coding sequence ATGACCGATAACCGACAGCATCGATCGCCTAAACCTGGCTTTTTCATGCGCCTTTTCTGGAAAGCCTGTGGTGCCGACCGATCTATTTTGGAACAGTGTGATTACCGCGAACACGTTAAGTACGCTTGTCTTGGAGGCATCGTCGTAGCAACCGGCTTAATGGCCGGTATCGCTGGAGGATACGCTTTTTATACCATCTTCGAGCCAAACAGCTCTGCCCTGGAGACCGGGACGGATCTGCCAGTACTATGGATTTCTCTTGGATTTGGAATCATCTGGGGCGCGATGATCTTCAACCTTGACCGGTTTATTGTCACCAGTACCGGACAGGGAGATGGCTCCGAAAAAATCACCAGGGATGAATTCGTAGGCGCTATTCCCAGGATTATCATGGGGATCATCATTGCCATCACCATCTCTAAGCCCCTGGAGATAAGGATTTTCAAATCGGAGATTGATGTTCGACTAGTCCAAGAACAAATGGATCAACAACAAGCATTTATTGCATCAATCGACAAAAGATATGCTCCGGAGGTTACGAGAATTGAAACAGAGCAGGATTTAGTTAGACAAAAGACAACTGAAATCCAGGAGCGTTACCGACAAACTGAGATCCGGTATCTAGATGAAATGCAAAATCGTGACCACTATGGAAATGGGCCAGTAGCCAAATCTATTAAGGCTCAACTTGATGATATTGAAAAGGAACTAAAAACCAAAGAAGACGAACAAAAAGAGTTGGCTGAAAAATTCAACGATCTACAAGCTGAAATAGATGAGCAAAAAGCAAAAAAAGAAGATATCGCTAATGGATTAGATGGCTTATTGGAACGAATCAAGCTCTCTCACGAAATCGCAGGTTGGCAGATCACGCTTTTTATCACTTTACTGTTTGTGGCTATTGAGCTTACACCAATTTTCTTCAAATTGATGCTCATTAAAAGTCCTTATGATTTTCTTTCGGACAATCAAAAAGAGTTGATCAAAGCGCAGGCCGGGATTGAAGTAAAGTACAACTACTATAAGGACAAGGAAGGAATAGAAAAGGATTTGGTGATTTTTCACGAAGTACTCCGGCAAACCGATGAGCAAGATAAACTCACTAAAGCCCAGCTGGAATTGAACGACTACATCGTCAATAAATGGCTGGAACGGGAGAAGAAAAAAGTAGACGAAAACCTGGACCAATATATCAACGCTACGGAGAATGAAGCTACTTAA
- a CDS encoding type I restriction endonuclease subunit R, translated as MKFNEDSRVKIPTLLHLIRLGYQYLSLKGANWRRDTNIFTDIFVASLRKINVGLTEADALRLLDEISLLLDNEDVGKAFYERLVEKSGVKLIDFEDFHANTFNIVTELPCEKEEESFRPDITLLINGMPLAFIEVKKPNNREGILAERDRMVTRFQNKRFRNFFNITQLMVFSNNMEYDDGSPQPLAGAFYATASYQKPSLNYFREEEDLDLSVLLQAQDDAVENFVLKDTNLVSIKHSPEFATNKDPNRPTNRICTSLFSKDRLAFILEYALAYVQQETHLEKHIMRYPQLFATKAIGQKLDEGIRKGIIWHTQGSGKTALAFYNVKHLTAYFQQQGIVAKFYFIVDRLDLLNQASKEFTARGLKVQKVNSREEFARTIKSRQAVENNDGAPEITVVNIQKFQDDPTILRNTDYNLSLQRVYFLDEVHRSYNPKGSFLANLRESDPNSIKIGLTGTPLLGDDYNSRSLFGGYIHKYYYNKSIADGYTLRLIREEIETSYKLTLAKALAELEIIKGKADRGKLYAHENFVEPMLAYIVKDFEQARFHHNDDSIGGMVVCDSSAQARMMYKIFQEKYMGAREYTMVPSLADAAEPLLSYAAKKKAARQVRTAALILHDAGTKKEIEDRVEAFKAGKIDFLFVFNMLLTGFDAKRLKKLYIGRVIKSHNLLQTLTRVNRTYHDFQYGYVVDFADISSEFDKTNKAYFDELQDELGDEMQHYSDLFLSAQEIETQIKEIEDAIFDFTTNNAAVFSQQISEINDRSQMLELTRALNQAKSLYNLIRLSGNYELLEKLDFRKLTILARLANDRLQLINTRDALENQVDNTNLLNMALEEVLFAFTKVGEAEMVLADELKNILQKTREALAGSMDPKDPEIVSLRAELERLFRKKNLSEITREDMEANIADLTKLYARTREQERKDQLLRAKYDYDAKYARVHKRILEKGDPAASKSQLLAALSGLKEAVDTNVQQNPRLLENESYAEKMMVRLVIEQFKNKNNISLTAESAKFINQLVVKEYLNDYYGRPI; from the coding sequence ATGAAATTCAACGAAGACTCGCGCGTCAAAATACCGACGCTATTGCATTTGATCAGGTTAGGGTACCAGTACCTTAGCCTCAAGGGGGCCAACTGGCGCAGGGATACCAATATCTTTACCGACATTTTCGTGGCAAGTCTCCGTAAAATTAACGTGGGGCTCACGGAAGCGGATGCCCTCCGCTTGCTCGACGAGATTTCTTTGTTGTTGGACAATGAGGATGTCGGTAAAGCTTTCTACGAGCGGCTGGTGGAAAAATCGGGTGTTAAACTCATCGACTTCGAGGACTTCCATGCGAATACTTTTAACATCGTCACCGAACTACCCTGCGAAAAGGAGGAAGAATCCTTCCGGCCAGATATCACGCTGCTGATCAATGGGATGCCGCTGGCTTTTATTGAGGTCAAAAAGCCCAATAACCGGGAGGGGATCCTGGCGGAAAGGGATCGCATGGTGACCCGCTTTCAAAACAAGAGATTTCGGAATTTTTTCAATATCACGCAGCTGATGGTCTTCTCCAATAACATGGAGTACGACGATGGCTCGCCCCAACCACTGGCGGGGGCTTTTTACGCGACTGCTTCGTACCAAAAGCCCAGCTTGAATTACTTTCGGGAAGAAGAAGACCTGGATTTATCCGTTTTGCTGCAAGCCCAGGATGATGCCGTAGAGAATTTTGTACTGAAAGATACCAACCTCGTAAGCATTAAGCACTCGCCGGAGTTTGCGACCAACAAAGATCCCAACCGTCCCACCAACCGGATTTGTACTTCCCTGTTTAGCAAAGATCGCCTGGCTTTTATTTTGGAATATGCCCTGGCTTACGTGCAGCAGGAAACCCATCTGGAAAAGCACATCATGCGCTATCCTCAGCTGTTTGCGACCAAGGCGATTGGTCAGAAACTGGATGAGGGTATTCGTAAAGGGATCATCTGGCATACGCAGGGGAGTGGGAAGACGGCACTGGCTTTTTACAACGTCAAGCACCTGACCGCCTATTTTCAGCAGCAAGGAATCGTCGCCAAGTTTTACTTTATCGTTGATCGACTGGATTTGCTGAACCAGGCCAGTAAGGAATTTACGGCCCGCGGCCTGAAGGTGCAAAAGGTCAATTCCCGCGAGGAATTTGCCCGCACCATTAAATCCAGACAGGCGGTAGAAAACAACGATGGTGCGCCGGAGATAACGGTCGTCAATATCCAAAAATTCCAGGATGATCCGACGATATTACGAAACACCGATTACAACCTGAGCTTGCAACGTGTCTACTTCCTTGATGAGGTACACCGCAGCTACAACCCCAAAGGGAGCTTTCTGGCCAACCTGCGCGAGTCGGACCCCAATTCCATCAAGATTGGCCTGACGGGCACGCCGCTGCTGGGCGATGACTACAATTCTCGCTCGCTGTTTGGAGGCTACATCCACAAGTATTACTACAATAAATCCATTGCCGATGGCTATACCCTGCGCCTGATTCGGGAGGAGATTGAAACCTCTTACAAGCTGACTTTGGCGAAAGCCCTGGCAGAACTGGAGATTATCAAAGGCAAAGCCGATCGTGGGAAGCTTTACGCGCACGAAAATTTCGTGGAGCCCATGCTGGCTTATATTGTCAAAGATTTTGAGCAGGCCCGCTTTCACCACAACGATGATTCCATCGGAGGGATGGTCGTTTGTGATTCCTCGGCACAGGCCAGAATGATGTACAAAATCTTTCAGGAGAAATATATGGGTGCAAGAGAGTATACCATGGTACCTTCCTTGGCGGATGCTGCCGAACCGCTATTAAGTTACGCCGCCAAAAAGAAAGCGGCACGCCAGGTACGTACTGCGGCCCTCATCTTGCACGATGCTGGCACCAAAAAAGAAATCGAAGACCGGGTAGAGGCATTTAAAGCCGGGAAGATCGACTTCCTGTTTGTTTTCAATATGCTTTTGACGGGTTTTGATGCCAAACGCCTCAAGAAATTGTACATTGGGCGCGTCATCAAATCACACAACCTTTTGCAGACGCTCACGCGGGTCAACCGAACTTATCACGATTTTCAGTACGGCTACGTCGTGGATTTTGCCGACATCAGCAGCGAGTTTGATAAAACAAATAAGGCTTACTTTGATGAACTGCAGGACGAGCTGGGCGATGAGATGCAGCACTATTCGGACCTCTTCCTGTCTGCCCAGGAAATAGAAACGCAGATCAAGGAGATTGAAGACGCGATCTTTGATTTTACGACCAATAATGCCGCCGTTTTTTCGCAGCAGATCAGTGAAATCAACGACCGCAGCCAGATGCTGGAACTCACGCGGGCCTTGAACCAGGCCAAAAGCTTGTACAACCTGATTCGCCTTTCCGGCAATTATGAGCTGTTGGAGAAGCTCGATTTTCGAAAACTCACTATACTGGCGCGACTGGCGAACGACCGCCTGCAACTCATCAACACCCGCGATGCGCTGGAAAACCAGGTAGACAATACCAACCTGCTGAACATGGCCCTGGAAGAGGTCTTGTTTGCCTTTACGAAAGTAGGCGAAGCAGAAATGGTGCTGGCCGACGAGCTGAAAAACATCCTGCAAAAAACACGCGAAGCCCTGGCTGGCAGCATGGACCCTAAAGATCCCGAAATTGTATCGCTCCGCGCCGAGTTGGAGCGCCTGTTTCGCAAGAAAAACCTCAGCGAAATTACCCGCGAGGATATGGAAGCCAACATCGCCGACCTGACGAAACTCTACGCCCGTACCCGCGAGCAGGAACGCAAAGACCAGCTGCTGCGCGCCAAGTACGACTACGACGCCAAGTACGCCCGCGTGCACAAGCGCATCCTGGAGAAAGGCGACCCCGCCGCCAGCAAAAGCCAATTGCTAGCTGCTCTGTCGGGTTTGAAAGAAGCCGTGGATACCAACGTACAGCAAAATCCCCGCCTGCTGGAAAACGAAAGCTACGCGGAGAAAATGATGGTGCGGCTGGTGATTGAGCAATTTAAAAACAAGAACAACATTTCCCTCACCGCCGAAAGCGCCAAGTTTATCAACCAGCTGGTGGTGAAGGAATACTTAAACGATTACTACGGACGACCAATATGA
- a CDS encoding class I SAM-dependent DNA methyltransferase, translating into MTTTTTDFKAKVETIIDDLKGVCASYGLGNDGNEFKIITQVFLYKFLNDKFAAEVKTIEPQLAAAEHWEDALKNYSKDEYELLLLQLSEGTARLQPEHLLSSLFHRQDEANFATLFDDTLQGIAKDNNDLFSVKTDSGSKVVLFDRLSAYISDTSKRDAFCKALINKLIGFSFEHIFAEKYDFFANIFEYLISDYNKDSGGKYAEYYTPHAVAHIMAQCLVDAPVSNVTCYDPSAGSGTLLMSLAHAIGEDKCTIYSQDISQKSSSLLRLNLILNNLVHSIQNIIQGNTIQHPYHRDEQGQLRKFDYIVSNPPFKLDFSDYSAELETKANRERFFAGIPNVPKKAKDKMAIYPLFIQHIMHCLSAKGKAAIVVPTGFITAQSGIEKAIRQRLVEQKMLAGVVSMPSNIFATTGTNVSILFLDVTNTAEVVLVDASNLGTTVKEGKNQKTLLSREEEQQIIDTFNSKTATDDFSVVVSYEEIAAKNYSLSAGQYFEVKIEYVDITKEEFEKQVSEYQKRLNDFFLESKSLEQNIQNMLTTLKYD; encoded by the coding sequence ATGACCACAACCACGACCGATTTTAAAGCCAAAGTGGAGACCATTATCGACGACCTCAAAGGCGTGTGTGCCAGCTACGGGCTGGGCAACGACGGCAATGAGTTTAAGATCATCACCCAGGTGTTTCTCTACAAGTTTCTGAACGATAAATTTGCGGCAGAAGTCAAAACCATTGAGCCCCAGCTGGCGGCCGCCGAGCATTGGGAGGATGCCCTGAAAAACTATTCGAAAGACGAATACGAGCTGCTGCTCCTGCAACTGAGTGAAGGCACCGCCCGCCTGCAACCCGAACACCTGCTGAGCAGCCTCTTTCACCGGCAGGACGAGGCCAACTTTGCCACCCTCTTCGACGATACCCTGCAAGGCATTGCCAAGGACAACAACGACCTGTTTTCGGTGAAAACCGACAGCGGCTCCAAAGTTGTTCTCTTTGACCGCCTGAGTGCGTACATCTCCGATACCTCCAAGCGAGATGCTTTTTGCAAAGCCTTGATCAATAAACTTATCGGCTTCAGCTTTGAGCACATCTTTGCCGAGAAGTACGACTTCTTTGCCAATATCTTCGAGTACCTGATTTCTGATTACAACAAAGACAGCGGTGGCAAGTACGCCGAGTACTACACGCCCCACGCGGTGGCCCACATCATGGCGCAGTGCCTGGTGGATGCGCCGGTGAGCAACGTGACCTGCTACGACCCCTCGGCGGGTTCGGGTACGCTGCTGATGAGCCTGGCCCACGCCATTGGGGAAGACAAGTGTACCATCTACTCGCAGGATATTTCGCAAAAATCATCGAGCCTGCTGCGGCTCAACCTGATCCTAAACAACCTGGTGCATTCTATCCAGAACATTATTCAGGGCAATACCATCCAGCACCCCTACCATCGCGACGAGCAGGGCCAGCTGCGGAAGTTCGACTACATCGTCTCCAATCCGCCCTTTAAGCTGGATTTTAGTGATTACAGCGCCGAGCTGGAGACCAAAGCCAATCGCGAGCGCTTCTTTGCCGGCATCCCTAACGTACCCAAAAAGGCCAAAGACAAAATGGCCATCTACCCGCTCTTTATCCAGCACATCATGCACTGCTTATCGGCCAAAGGCAAGGCGGCCATTGTGGTGCCTACGGGCTTTATCACCGCCCAGAGTGGGATAGAGAAGGCCATTCGGCAAAGGCTGGTAGAACAAAAAATGCTGGCGGGCGTGGTCTCCATGCCCAGCAATATTTTCGCTACCACGGGTACCAATGTGAGCATCCTCTTTTTGGATGTGACCAATACGGCAGAGGTGGTACTAGTGGACGCCTCTAACCTGGGCACCACCGTAAAGGAAGGAAAAAACCAGAAGACCCTGCTGAGCAGAGAAGAGGAGCAACAAATCATCGACACCTTTAACAGCAAAACCGCTACGGATGATTTCTCCGTGGTGGTAAGCTACGAAGAGATTGCCGCCAAAAATTACTCGCTAAGTGCCGGGCAGTATTTTGAGGTGAAGATCGAGTATGTGGATATTACGAAGGAGGAGTTTGAGAAACAGGTTTCTGAATACCAAAAAAGATTAAATGATTTTTTCCTAGAATCAAAAAGCTTGGAACAGAATATTCAGAACATGCTAACTACTCTTAAGTATGACTAG
- a CDS encoding restriction endonuclease subunit S, producing MTRVTTKRLGDILNFKRGYDLPSYLRKEGPYPIISSGGISGYHNEYKVEGEGLVTGRYGTLGQVYYLDEKYWPHNTALYVTDFKGNYPKYVYFLMQCLGNVATSDKSAVPGVNRNELHELQVPYLNFKNQKLSADLLFDLESKIALNNRINTELEGMAKLLYDYWFVQFDFPNEEGQPYKSSGGKMVYNERLKREIPVGWEVFKLEDLGTFKNGINYDPSEEGDTKARIINVRNVSSSSIFIANEDLDEIWLRGANVEKYLVDESTILITRSGTPGATRLIADYQENTIYCGFIICFKAFDFDQKNVIFYHLKNVEKLMSTQSGGTIMKNVSQGTLKDIKVVLPQKDQMRIVRNFNQVLNPIFKKINQIQQENQHLTSLRDWLLPMLINGQVRVGE from the coding sequence ATGACTAGAGTGACAACAAAGCGTCTTGGTGATATTCTGAACTTTAAGAGAGGCTATGACCTTCCTTCTTATTTGAGAAAAGAAGGTCCATATCCAATTATTAGTTCTGGCGGTATTTCTGGTTACCATAATGAGTATAAGGTAGAAGGAGAAGGCTTAGTAACAGGTCGATACGGTACGTTAGGTCAAGTCTATTATTTGGATGAAAAGTACTGGCCTCATAATACTGCTTTATACGTGACTGACTTCAAGGGAAATTATCCTAAGTATGTCTATTTTCTGATGCAGTGTTTAGGTAATGTAGCAACCTCAGATAAAAGCGCTGTCCCAGGTGTTAACAGGAATGAATTACACGAACTACAAGTTCCTTATCTCAATTTTAAAAATCAGAAGCTGTCAGCAGACTTATTATTTGATCTAGAATCAAAAATCGCCCTCAACAACCGCATCAACACGGAGTTGGAGGGGATGGCCAAGTTGTTGTACGACTACTGGTTTGTGCAGTTTGATTTTCCTAACGAAGAAGGCCAGCCTTACAAGTCTTCTGGCGGGAAGATGGTGTATAATGAGCGGTTGAAGCGGGAGATTCCGGTGGGGTGGGAGGTGTTTAAATTAGAGGATCTTGGTACTTTCAAAAACGGAATTAATTACGATCCATCAGAAGAAGGTGATACAAAAGCCAGAATTATCAACGTAAGGAACGTCAGTAGTTCATCAATATTTATCGCCAATGAAGATTTGGATGAAATCTGGCTTAGAGGTGCTAATGTAGAGAAGTATTTAGTAGATGAAAGTACAATATTGATTACAAGAAGTGGTACGCCAGGTGCAACTCGGCTGATTGCTGACTATCAAGAAAATACTATTTACTGTGGGTTCATTATTTGTTTCAAAGCATTTGATTTTGACCAAAAAAATGTAATCTTCTATCATCTAAAAAATGTAGAAAAATTAATGTCTACCCAGTCAGGTGGCACGATTATGAAAAATGTCAGTCAGGGTACATTGAAGGATATAAAAGTAGTCTTGCCTCAAAAAGATCAAATGAGAATTGTACGAAATTTCAATCAAGTTTTGAACCCTATTTTCAAAAAAATAAATCAAATTCAACAAGAAAACCAGCACCTCACCTCCCTGCGGGACTGGCTGTTGCCGATGCTGATTAATGGGCAGGTGCGGGTGGGGGAGTAG
- a CDS encoding DUF262 domain-containing protein, with amino-acid sequence MADNQIELRTITELLGLNFYIPDYQRGYRWTHQNVTQLLEDIWEYRQEKSNANTFYCLQPIVVRKKSWKDASGKGVEGYELIDGQQRLTTIHRILHYLSKEHLRMDSLKEEYGKEVYTLDYKTRPETKAFLNTNTYNDSKPDLYYLSEAYQTIKSWFENEENMIGRSGKNTFLDTLLPDVQLPKSKENWPEWSIQVIWYEIQDNTQKSKELFTRLNRGKIPLTSAELIKAKFVNQDSFKELDQDDRIKRRTQLVQIWDEIENQLNNPKFWAFISNAPLEYYSSKIEYLFDVATGKKSNESDKLYSFLHFFDKKEDADSLWEKWIKVEEIYRSLRYWYTDKNLYHKIGFLIATGTSIRDLVAIKKNWTKDRFEHEINQLIANAIPDNWSDLDYQNRNDTEKITNTLLLTNVELTRLNENINDFFPFEIYKRISKSLEHIHAQNIEGINVNKQEQWKTWLTTHLDVLPSVVNDPVKVEEITEAVNNALDDLKYTQFEELSTRILNLLPKEEGEEGDYLHKIQNLALLGIEENIMLSNSVFEVKRRKIIELDKKGAFLPLATRRIFLNYYAEESSPNYSLWTSQERKNYLREIEECLAPYLNLKLKNDED; translated from the coding sequence ATGGCAGACAATCAAATAGAACTAAGGACCATTACCGAACTACTGGGTTTGAATTTTTATATTCCCGATTACCAAAGGGGCTATCGCTGGACGCACCAAAACGTCACACAGCTTCTGGAGGATATATGGGAGTACCGGCAAGAGAAAAGTAATGCCAATACCTTTTATTGTTTACAACCTATTGTGGTCCGTAAGAAAAGCTGGAAGGACGCTTCAGGGAAGGGTGTTGAAGGCTACGAGCTGATAGACGGTCAGCAACGATTGACGACTATCCACCGAATCCTACACTATTTGAGCAAAGAGCATCTGAGAATGGATAGTTTAAAAGAGGAATATGGTAAGGAGGTGTACACCTTAGACTATAAAACTCGTCCTGAGACGAAAGCCTTTTTGAATACCAATACATACAATGATTCTAAGCCGGATTTGTATTACTTAAGTGAAGCGTATCAAACCATAAAAAGCTGGTTCGAGAATGAAGAAAACATGATTGGGAGGTCTGGCAAAAATACTTTTTTAGATACGTTGCTACCTGATGTGCAATTGCCTAAAAGTAAAGAAAATTGGCCAGAATGGAGCATACAGGTTATTTGGTATGAGATACAGGATAACACCCAAAAAAGTAAAGAGTTATTTACTCGCTTGAACCGGGGTAAGATACCATTGACCAGTGCAGAGCTCATCAAAGCAAAATTCGTTAATCAAGATAGTTTTAAAGAGCTGGATCAAGATGACAGGATAAAGCGCCGAACACAACTCGTTCAAATATGGGATGAAATAGAGAATCAGTTAAATAATCCGAAGTTCTGGGCCTTCATATCTAATGCTCCACTGGAGTACTACAGTAGTAAGATTGAATATCTCTTTGATGTAGCTACGGGCAAGAAATCAAATGAGAGTGACAAGCTGTACAGCTTTCTTCATTTTTTTGATAAAAAGGAAGATGCTGATTCTTTGTGGGAAAAATGGATAAAGGTTGAGGAAATATATCGCTCGCTCAGGTATTGGTACACTGACAAAAACTTATACCATAAAATTGGCTTTTTGATAGCAACTGGAACGAGTATCCGGGACTTAGTGGCAATAAAAAAGAACTGGACAAAAGATAGATTTGAGCATGAGATAAATCAGTTAATAGCTAATGCTATACCTGATAATTGGAGCGATTTAGATTATCAAAACAGGAATGATACTGAGAAAATCACCAATACATTGCTGCTCACCAATGTAGAGCTCACTAGGTTGAACGAAAATATTAACGACTTCTTCCCTTTCGAGATATATAAACGAATTAGCAAAAGCCTAGAGCACATCCATGCGCAAAATATTGAGGGCATTAATGTGAATAAGCAGGAGCAATGGAAAACCTGGCTTACCACTCACCTTGATGTTTTGCCATCGGTAGTTAATGATCCAGTAAAAGTGGAAGAAATAACAGAAGCTGTAAATAATGCACTGGATGACCTCAAGTATACTCAGTTTGAAGAATTGAGCACTAGGATATTGAACCTTCTACCGAAAGAAGAAGGGGAAGAAGGTGATTACCTGCATAAAATACAAAACCTGGCTCTTCTTGGGATTGAAGAGAATATAATGCTTAGCAACTCTGTTTTTGAGGTAAAGCGAAGAAAAATAATTGAACTGGATAAAAAGGGAGCATTTCTTCCTCTTGCTACTCGTCGGATTTTTCTCAATTATTACGCAGAGGAGTCTTCTCCTAACTATTCTCTTTGGACGAGCCAAGAGCGAAAAAACTACCTACGGGAAATTGAAGAATGCTTAGCTCCATATTTGAACTTAAAACTGAAAAACGATGAAGATTAG